TGAGTAGTGTCAGTTTTGCCGGCACGCCGGTGGCCGAGGATGGAGCAATCCAGATATCGAACATACCGGGTTCAGCTTCCCATTTTAGCTCAGGCCCGACAAAGGCGAGATCGCTGCGGGAAAGGTCGAAACTGACGGTGCGGGTTTCGCCGGGTTTCAGATCGAGGTGGCGAATGCCCTTCAGAGAACGCACCGGCTGAGTGATCGAGGCCACGCGGTCATGGATATAGAGTTGCGCAACCTCATGCACCGGACGCGCGCCGGTATTGCTCACCTCGGCCGATACCGTCACCTTGCCAGACCACGGCAGCGCGTCAGCGCTCAATTGCGTGGCGCTATAACTGACCTTGCCATAGCCCAATCCGTGGCCGAAGGGATAGAGCGGTTCAAACGGCGCATCGCGCCAGCGGGCACGGTAGCCGGCATCGTCACCGATCTGCGGGCGCCCGGTGGTGCGGTGATTATAATAGAACGGCTCCTGTCCCGATTTCAGCGGGAAACTGCATGGCAAGCGGCCCGACGGGCTGTAATCGCCAAACAGAATATCGGCGATGCCGTTTCCAGCCTCTGACCCAAGGAACCAGGTGCAGAGGATGGCGTCGGCGTCTCTTATGGCGCCTTCCAGGGCAAGGGCACGGCCATGACTTAGCAAGACCACCATTGGCTTGCCCGTTGCCTTTATAGCCTCGGCGAGCGCAACTTGGGCCCCGGGCACGGTGATCTCGGTGC
The window above is part of the Asticcacaulis sp. MM231 genome. Proteins encoded here:
- a CDS encoding glycoside hydrolase family 3 C-terminal domain-containing protein, producing the protein MVVLCIGEGQEMSGEAQSRTEITVPGAQVALAEAIKATGKPMVVLLSHGRALALEGAIRDADAILCTWFLGSEAGNGIADILFGDYSPSGRLPCSFPLKSGQEPFYYNHRTTGRPQIGDDAGYRARWRDAPFEPLYPFGHGLGYGKVSYSATQLSADALPWSGKVTVSAEVSNTGARPVHEVAQLYIHDRVASITQPVRSLKGIRHLDLKPGETRTVSFDLSRSDLAFVGPELKWEAEPGMFDIWIAPSSATGVPAKLTLLKA